In Salinibacterium sp. NK8237, the following proteins share a genomic window:
- a CDS encoding sodium:solute symporter family protein, with translation MELQQLGAPLVVVLLVVFFGGTMIMSIMIGKKKENADGYMNAGHKIGFGISAASMTATWIWASSMYASATSGYTYGISGPIHYGLWGALMILFIYPFGKRIRAVAPRAHTLAEVMRARHGRSSQLMLAGSNVLGSVISLTSNFIAGGALISMLSPFSFNQGILFVAAGVLLYTLWSGFRASVLTDFAQVVAMLGAVIIIVPAVFYGAGGTDMLVAGASNLTPQQSNFFSSDAFLNQGAPYIAAVLAYAIGNQTIAQRLFAVREDLIKPTFITATIGYGATIIGIGMLGVMALYLGIEPIDGDTNNLIPQLASTFLGPVLLGVLFIMIIGSLASTADSDLSALSSIMMADVYGQNIAKRGKAKPKTMLLVGRISMVLATGAGLYFASGALNILDLLVFVGALWGALVFPVIASFYWKKVTNAAFSVSVLVALIVFIVVRFEWIELSGAYGIVIDVLSVIGIGVVLGIMAFGFFGKKVGMIVGTIAVIASAPFAIGFLHDYAVLSGSLVAYSVSTIICYFMSFRSSQDFDFDVIKDRTGDFDPEATPEPTATIDTDSAPAAR, from the coding sequence ATGGAATTGCAACAGTTGGGGGCGCCACTAGTAGTCGTGCTCCTCGTCGTCTTCTTCGGCGGCACCATGATCATGTCGATCATGATTGGCAAGAAGAAAGAAAACGCAGACGGCTACATGAACGCCGGCCACAAGATCGGGTTCGGAATCTCCGCGGCATCCATGACAGCCACCTGGATCTGGGCATCATCGATGTACGCCTCCGCGACCTCCGGCTACACCTACGGCATTTCCGGGCCTATTCACTACGGGCTCTGGGGCGCCCTCATGATCCTCTTCATTTACCCCTTCGGTAAACGTATTCGCGCAGTAGCCCCTCGAGCTCACACCCTCGCCGAAGTAATGCGGGCGCGGCATGGGCGTTCAAGCCAGCTCATGCTTGCCGGCTCGAACGTGCTCGGCAGCGTCATCAGCCTCACCTCGAACTTCATTGCCGGTGGCGCGCTCATCTCGATGCTGTCGCCATTCAGCTTCAATCAGGGCATCCTGTTCGTCGCTGCCGGAGTGCTGCTGTACACACTCTGGTCAGGATTTCGGGCATCCGTTCTCACTGACTTTGCGCAGGTCGTCGCGATGCTCGGCGCGGTCATCATTATCGTGCCCGCTGTGTTCTACGGCGCTGGCGGCACCGACATGCTTGTCGCTGGGGCATCAAACCTCACGCCGCAGCAGTCAAACTTCTTCTCGTCGGATGCCTTCCTCAACCAGGGTGCGCCGTACATTGCCGCCGTGCTCGCCTATGCGATCGGCAACCAGACAATCGCGCAGCGACTCTTCGCTGTGCGAGAAGACCTGATCAAGCCAACTTTCATCACCGCAACCATCGGTTATGGCGCGACCATCATCGGTATCGGCATGCTCGGCGTGATGGCCCTCTACCTCGGCATCGAACCAATCGATGGAGACACCAACAACCTCATCCCGCAGCTGGCGAGCACCTTCCTCGGACCGGTACTTCTCGGTGTGCTGTTCATCATGATCATCGGATCACTGGCCTCAACGGCTGACTCCGACCTTTCGGCTCTGTCGTCAATCATGATGGCTGACGTGTACGGCCAGAACATCGCCAAGAGGGGTAAGGCTAAGCCCAAGACGATGCTGCTCGTTGGCCGCATCTCGATGGTGCTGGCGACCGGAGCAGGGTTGTACTTTGCGAGCGGGGCGCTGAATATCCTCGACCTCTTGGTCTTTGTGGGTGCGCTCTGGGGCGCACTCGTTTTCCCTGTCATCGCCAGCTTCTACTGGAAAAAAGTCACCAACGCAGCATTCTCGGTGTCGGTTCTCGTTGCGCTCATCGTGTTCATCGTGGTGCGCTTCGAATGGATCGAACTCAGCGGTGCCTACGGCATCGTCATCGACGTGCTCTCCGTTATCGGCATCGGCGTAGTGCTCGGCATCATGGCGTTCGGATTCTTCGGCAAGAAGGTGGGGATGATCGTCGGAACGATCGCTGTGATCGCCTCCGCCCCCTTCGCCATCGGATTCCTGCACGACTATGCGGTGCTCAGTGGATCGCTCGTCGCCTACTCCGTGAGCACGATCATCTGCTACTTCATGTCGTTCCGCAGTTCACAGGACTTCGATTTCGACGTCATCAAGGATCGCACCGGCGACTTCGACCCCGAAGCAACACCGGAGCCCACCGCAACTATCGACACTGACTCGGCACCGGCCGCGCGCTAG